Proteins encoded by one window of Manis pentadactyla isolate mManPen7 chromosome X, mManPen7.hap1, whole genome shotgun sequence:
- the UXT gene encoding protein UXT isoform X1 has translation MLCPYTQDELVDIGVRYRQRTSESLPTWLLCLWDMGMENIVVLGTEMSRMASLTTHPSLRQWLQNAHHASGNQTRLEWLTAAIRIVWPNLMQSSNGLSNSLTKDSMNIKAHIRMLLEGLRELQGMQNFPENPHY, from the exons ATGCTCtgtccctatacccaggatgagctggtggacatagGCGTCCGGTATAGGCAGAGGAcatcggaatctctgcctacatggcttttgtgtctctgggatatggggatggaaaacattgttgtgttgggtactgagatgagtagaatggcttccctgacgactcacccttccctccggcagtggttgcaaaatgcccatcacgcctcagggaatcagacacgcctggaatggctgacagctgccatcaggatagtttggcctaatcttatgcagagctccaacgg GCTCAGCAACAGCCTCACCAAGGACTCCATGAATATCAAAGCCCATATCCGCATGTTGCTAGAG GGGCTTAGAGAACTACAAGGTATGCAAAATTTCCCAGAGAACCCTCACTATTga
- the UXT gene encoding protein UXT isoform X2: protein MATPPKRRAVEATGEKVLRYEAFISDVLQRNLRKVLDHRDKVYEQLATYLQLRNVIEQLQEAKHSELYMQVDLGYNFFVDTLVPDTSRIYVALGYGFFLELTLAEALKFIDRKSNLLTELSNSLTKDSMNIKAHIRMLLEGLRELQGMQNFPENPHY from the exons ATGGCGACACCCCCTAAGCGGCGGGCTGTGGAGGCCACGGGGGAGAAAGTGCTACGCTATGAGGCCTTCATCAGTGACGTGCTGCAGCGGAACCTGCG AAAGGTGCTGGACCATCGCGACAAGGTATATGAGCAACTGGCCACATACCTTCAACTGAGAAATGTCATTGAGCAACTTCAG GAAGCTAAGCACTCGGAGTTATATATGCAGGTGGATTTGGGCTATAACTTCTTCGTTGACACACTGGT CCCAGACACTTCACGAATCTATGTGGCCCTTGGATATGGGTTTTTCCTGGAGTTGACATTAGCAGAAGCTCTCAAGTTCATTGATCGTAAGAGCAATCTCCTCACAGA GCTCAGCAACAGCCTCACCAAGGACTCCATGAATATCAAAGCCCATATCCGCATGTTGCTAGAG GGGCTTAGAGAACTACAAGGTATGCAAAATTTCCCAGAGAACCCTCACTATTga